In the genome of Limnobaculum zhutongyuii, one region contains:
- the brxF gene encoding BREX-3 system P-loop-containing protein BrxF: MIGQNIHTTIVSSNYDLLTETNSALLRLCDQSSSLVLIVNSTEQAIWPSQQSEEITLLELSEKLCEHLLPLSRSDRSRNAPNILTQMLNCIVSEVVWIDRIQTLFEPSLELDPLRQLQELARIKPIIAIWPGQITEQFLTFSVPGRADYQSYTANELANLPIIHFVEQREYK, translated from the coding sequence ATGATTGGTCAAAACATCCATACTACAATCGTATCCTCGAATTACGATCTACTTACGGAAACCAACTCAGCCCTTTTGAGATTGTGTGACCAATCTAGCTCGTTGGTACTAATCGTCAACTCAACTGAGCAAGCTATATGGCCTTCTCAGCAGTCAGAAGAGATAACATTGCTCGAGCTATCTGAAAAGCTATGTGAACACCTGCTACCGCTATCACGTAGTGATCGATCTCGTAATGCACCAAATATCCTCACTCAAATGCTAAATTGCATAGTGTCTGAAGTAGTGTGGATTGACAGGATTCAAACTCTATTTGAACCATCTTTGGAATTAGATCCTTTGCGTCAACTACAAGAGCTGGCGCGTATCAAGCCTATCATTGCCATCTGGCCAGGGCAGATTACAGAACAATTTTTAACCTTTTCAGTTCCGGGAAGGGCCGACTATCAATCTTACACAGCGAATGAGCTGGCAAATCTGCCCATCATTCACTTTGTCGAGCAGAGGGAATATAAATGA